In Marivivens aquimaris, one genomic interval encodes:
- a CDS encoding class II 3-deoxy-7-phosphoheptulonate synthase, giving the protein MTEWQKSDWRNKPRVQMPEYTDGAKLNAVEAKLASYPPLVFAGEARRLREKLAAVSRGDAFLLQGGDCAESFAEFSADNIRDTFKVMLQMAMVLTYGAKVPVVKVGRMAGQMAKPRSAPTETISGVELPSYRGDIVNGFDFTPEARIPDADRMLQAYTQAAATLNLLRAFSTGGYADVHKVHAWTLGFTASPEAERYRELANRISDTLDFMEAAGIRDEASHAMQTVDFYTSHEALLLEYEEALCRLDSTSGKWLAGSGHMIWIGDRTRQPDGAHVEFCKGVQNPIGLKCGPSMTTGHLKSLMNTLNPNNEAGRLTLIARFGAGNVGEHLPRLIKAVQEEGANVVWTCDPMHGNTIKSSTGYKTRPFDSVLREVRDFFAVHNAEGTIPGGVHFEMTGKDVTECTGGVRAVTDEDLSDRYHTACDPRLNASQSLELAFLVAEELSSRREGLARAAGQ; this is encoded by the coding sequence ATGACCGAGTGGCAGAAATCTGACTGGCGCAACAAGCCCAGAGTTCAGATGCCCGAGTATACGGACGGGGCAAAGCTGAACGCTGTAGAAGCGAAGCTTGCAAGCTATCCGCCCTTGGTCTTTGCAGGCGAGGCGCGCCGTCTCCGTGAAAAACTGGCTGCTGTCTCGCGCGGCGACGCTTTCCTTCTTCAAGGCGGCGACTGCGCAGAGAGCTTTGCCGAATTCAGCGCCGATAACATCCGCGACACCTTCAAGGTCATGCTGCAGATGGCGATGGTTCTGACCTACGGCGCGAAAGTGCCGGTCGTCAAAGTCGGCCGCATGGCTGGCCAGATGGCCAAGCCGCGTTCGGCGCCGACCGAAACCATCAGCGGCGTGGAACTGCCGAGCTACCGCGGTGACATCGTCAACGGCTTTGATTTCACCCCCGAAGCCCGTATCCCCGACGCCGACCGTATGCTGCAGGCCTACACGCAGGCTGCCGCCACGCTGAACCTGCTGCGCGCGTTTTCGACCGGTGGTTATGCAGACGTCCACAAGGTCCACGCATGGACCCTCGGCTTCACCGCTTCGCCGGAAGCCGAACGTTACCGCGAACTGGCCAACCGCATCAGCGACACGCTGGACTTCATGGAAGCTGCTGGCATCCGTGACGAAGCCAGCCACGCCATGCAGACCGTGGACTTCTACACCAGCCACGAAGCACTGCTTCTGGAATACGAAGAAGCCCTGTGCCGTCTGGACTCGACCTCGGGCAAGTGGCTCGCAGGTTCGGGCCACATGATCTGGATCGGCGACCGCACCCGTCAGCCCGACGGCGCACACGTCGAATTCTGCAAAGGCGTCCAGAACCCGATCGGTCTGAAGTGCGGCCCGTCGATGACCACCGGCCACCTCAAGTCGCTGATGAACACGCTGAACCCGAACAACGAAGCGGGCCGTCTGACCCTCATCGCACGTTTCGGCGCCGGCAACGTCGGTGAACACCTGCCGCGCCTCATCAAGGCTGTTCAGGAAGAGGGCGCCAACGTGGTCTGGACCTGTGACCCGATGCACGGCAACACCATCAAGTCGTCGACCGGCTACAAGACCCGTCCGTTCGACAGCGTCCTGCGCGAAGTCCGCGACTTCTTTGCAGTGCATAACGCCGAAGGCACGATCCCGGGCGGCGTCCACTTCGAGATGACCGGCAAGGACGTGACCGAATGCACCGGCGGGGTCCGCGCTGTCACCGACGAAGACCTGAGCGACCGCTACCACACCGCCTGCGACCCGCGTCTGAACGCATCGCAGTCGCTGGAACTGGCGTTCCTCGTGGCCGAAGAACTGTCGTCCCGCCGCGAAGGACTGGCCCGCGCCGCAGGCCAGTAA
- a CDS encoding ABC transporter ATP-binding protein, with amino-acid sequence MTEPFLIGDTMTGGYGRGPDILHSCTIAVNPGEIAVIVGPNGAGKSTAMKAVFGMLNVRSGSVRLDGEDITTLTPQERVLKGMGFVPQVRNIFPSMTVEENLEMGAFIRTDNFKDTMEQVYSLFPILRDKRYQAAGELSGGQRQQVAVGRALMTQPRVLLLDEPTAGVSPVVMDELFDRIIEVSRTGMPILMVEQNAKQALEIADRAYVLVQGANAHTGTGQEMLNDPVVRRSFLGG; translated from the coding sequence ATGACTGAACCATTCCTCATCGGAGATACGATGACCGGCGGTTACGGCCGTGGTCCCGATATCCTCCATTCCTGCACGATTGCCGTGAACCCCGGCGAGATCGCTGTCATCGTCGGCCCGAACGGCGCCGGTAAATCGACCGCGATGAAGGCGGTTTTCGGGATGCTCAACGTCCGCAGCGGCTCGGTCCGTCTGGACGGCGAGGACATCACCACCCTGACGCCGCAAGAGCGCGTCCTCAAAGGCATGGGCTTCGTGCCGCAGGTCCGCAACATCTTTCCGTCGATGACCGTCGAAGAGAACCTCGAGATGGGCGCGTTCATCCGCACCGATAATTTCAAGGACACGATGGAGCAGGTCTACAGCCTTTTCCCGATCCTGCGCGACAAGCGTTACCAAGCCGCGGGCGAGCTTTCGGGCGGTCAGCGTCAGCAGGTGGCCGTGGGCCGCGCGCTGATGACCCAGCCGCGTGTTCTGCTGCTCGACGAGCCGACCGCTGGTGTATCGCCTGTCGTCATGGACGAGCTTTTCGACCGCATCATCGAAGTCAGCCGCACAGGGATGCCGATCCTCATGGTCGAACAGAACGCCAAGCAGGCGCTCGAAATCGCGGACCGCGCCTACGTGCTGGTCCAAGGCGCCAATGCTCACACCGGAACGGGTCAGGAAATGCTGAACGACCCCGTCGTCCGCCGCTCGTTCCTTGGAGGCTGA
- a CDS encoding GlxA family transcriptional regulator, protein MELEIQIVDVDAPAKPRRFVFVLLDQFTMLPFASSIECLRIANRMSEKKLYEWVIAGDGGEFVTCSNGVEFKLQADLDELLRDDTIMVCGGIKVQSATNRRIVNWLRREARRGVVVGGLCTAAYTLAKSGLLDGKRATIHWENHDSFSEEFDEVDLTKSVFVVDGNRLTAAGGTASLDLMLKIIADDHGEELANAVADQLIYSSIRTDQDTQRLSIPTRIGVRHPKLSKVIQMMESNIEDPISPALLAKEVGMSTRQLERLFRRYLARSPKRYYMELRLQKARNLLMQTDMSVINVALACGFASPSHFSKCYRAHYETTPYRERGSHGSKH, encoded by the coding sequence ATGGAACTAGAAATTCAAATTGTCGACGTCGACGCACCGGCAAAGCCGCGCCGCTTTGTTTTCGTGCTGCTCGACCAGTTCACCATGCTGCCATTTGCCAGCTCTATCGAGTGCCTGCGCATCGCCAACCGTATGAGTGAAAAGAAACTTTACGAGTGGGTGATTGCCGGTGACGGCGGTGAATTCGTCACCTGTTCGAACGGCGTTGAGTTCAAACTTCAGGCCGATTTGGACGAGCTGCTGCGCGATGACACCATCATGGTGTGCGGCGGTATCAAGGTGCAGTCCGCCACCAACCGCCGCATCGTCAACTGGCTGCGCCGTGAAGCGCGCCGCGGCGTTGTCGTGGGCGGTCTGTGTACTGCGGCTTACACGCTGGCGAAGTCCGGTCTGCTTGATGGCAAGCGCGCGACGATCCACTGGGAGAATCACGACAGCTTCTCGGAGGAGTTCGACGAGGTCGATCTGACAAAATCCGTGTTCGTTGTGGACGGCAATCGTCTGACGGCTGCGGGCGGCACCGCGTCGCTCGACCTGATGCTCAAGATCATTGCCGACGATCACGGTGAGGAACTGGCGAATGCGGTGGCCGACCAGCTGATCTATTCGTCGATCCGTACCGACCAGGATACCCAGCGTCTGTCGATCCCGACCCGCATCGGTGTGCGTCACCCGAAGCTGAGCAAGGTGATCCAGATGATGGAAAGCAACATCGAGGACCCGATCAGCCCCGCCCTGCTGGCCAAGGAAGTCGGCATGTCCACGCGCCAACTCGAACGCCTGTTTCGCCGCTACCTCGCGCGGTCGCCGAAGCGTTATTATATGGAGCTTCGCCTCCAGAAAGCGCGCAACCTGCTGATGCAGACGGACATGAGCGTGATCAACGTCGCACTGGCCTGCGGATTCGCGTCGCCGTCGCATTTCTCGAAGTGCTACCGCGCCCATTACGAGACCACGCCCTACCGCGAGCGCGGAAGTCACGGCAGCAAGCACTAA
- a CDS encoding branched-chain amino acid ABC transporter permease produces MSQSNRVIFYFALVAILFLLEGLTNFWIFTGSWDTSVSILNMALVSAVMALGVNLQWGYAGLFNVGIMGFTALGGLAVVITSMQPVGEAWEAGGARVLAGLLIGALTIGLTIMLRTKLPKGNARAVFTIVVLVGGFFIYRSVFDPGVEAIEAVNPSVAGYLGGLGLPVLLSWPVGGLLAAGAAWIIGKTALGLRSDYLAIATLGIAEIIVAVIKNEGWLSRGAKNVNGLPRPVPNPVDLQADPAFIEAAARFGMSPVEASTLYIKLGYALLFTAVLVIVLILAQLARHSPWGRMMRAIRDNETAARAMGKNVTARHLQIFILGSAICGIAGAMMTTLDGQLVPTTYNPLRFTFLIWVMVIVGGSGNNIGSLLGAFLIWWLYVKVEPMGQWLAQVSTAGLDPNNWFAVRMTDAAPHMRLFTMGLILLLVLRFNPRGLVPER; encoded by the coding sequence ATGAGCCAGTCCAACCGTGTGATCTTTTACTTCGCCCTCGTCGCGATCCTTTTCCTGCTCGAAGGTCTGACCAACTTCTGGATCTTCACCGGAAGCTGGGACACCTCGGTCTCCATCCTCAACATGGCGCTGGTTTCGGCGGTCATGGCGCTGGGTGTGAACCTGCAATGGGGCTACGCTGGCCTTTTCAACGTCGGCATCATGGGCTTCACCGCTCTGGGCGGCCTCGCGGTCGTCATCACCTCCATGCAGCCCGTCGGCGAAGCATGGGAGGCCGGCGGTGCGCGCGTTCTGGCGGGCCTGCTGATCGGTGCACTGACCATCGGCCTGACGATCATGCTGCGCACCAAGCTGCCCAAGGGCAACGCCCGCGCGGTGTTCACCATCGTCGTGCTGGTCGGCGGCTTCTTCATTTACCGTTCGGTCTTCGATCCGGGTGTTGAAGCGATCGAAGCCGTGAACCCCTCCGTTGCCGGTTACCTTGGCGGTCTGGGCCTGCCCGTGTTGCTGTCGTGGCCGGTTGGTGGCCTGCTGGCAGCTGGTGCTGCGTGGATCATCGGCAAAACCGCACTGGGCCTGCGTTCGGACTATCTGGCCATCGCGACCCTCGGTATCGCCGAGATCATCGTCGCCGTGATCAAGAACGAAGGCTGGCTGTCCCGCGGCGCCAAGAACGTCAACGGCCTGCCCCGTCCGGTCCCGAACCCCGTGGACCTGCAAGCCGATCCCGCCTTCATCGAGGCTGCCGCCCGCTTCGGCATGTCGCCGGTTGAAGCGTCGACGCTCTACATCAAACTCGGCTACGCACTGCTCTTCACTGCCGTTCTGGTGATCGTCCTGATCCTCGCCCAGCTGGCCCGCCACTCCCCGTGGGGCCGCATGATGCGCGCGATCCGCGATAACGAGACCGCAGCCCGCGCCATGGGCAAGAACGTCACCGCGCGCCACCTGCAAATCTTCATCCTCGGCTCCGCGATCTGCGGCATCGCCGGTGCGATGATGACTACGCTCGATGGCCAGCTTGTGCCGACCACCTACAACCCGCTGCGCTTCACCTTCCTCATCTGGGTGATGGTGATCGTCGGCGGCTCGGGCAACAACATCGGCTCGCTCCTCGGCGCGTTCCTGATCTGGTGGCTCTATGTGAAGGTCGAACCGATGGGCCAGTGGCTCGCGCAGGTCTCCACCGCTGGCCTTGATCCGAACAACTGGTTCGCGGTCCGCATGACAGACGCCGCGCCGCATATGCGCCTCTTCACCATGGGGCTTATCCTGCTCCTGGTGCTGCGGTTCAACCCGCGCGGCCTCGTCCCCGAAAGATAA
- a CDS encoding retropepsin-like aspartic protease family protein: MRLTYLGLIVIAVLIGVLATSRGRFGQVARNFGIWAVIIGGTTFAVGTYQGAGFMPFQTQAELQDGRIELTMQRDGHYYLTALVNGVPIEFVVDTGASHVVLTEEDAKRLGFKADDLRFVGSATTANGIVQTAPVRLETVELGPILDRNVRAVVNGGPMRDSLLGMSYLSRFEKIEITRGRLILTR, encoded by the coding sequence ATGCGTCTGACATACTTGGGACTGATCGTCATCGCCGTGCTGATCGGCGTGCTGGCGACGTCGCGTGGTCGTTTCGGCCAAGTGGCCCGTAACTTCGGCATCTGGGCGGTGATTATCGGCGGCACGACCTTTGCGGTCGGCACCTATCAGGGCGCGGGCTTCATGCCCTTCCAGACGCAAGCGGAATTGCAGGATGGCCGGATCGAGCTGACCATGCAGCGCGACGGGCATTATTACCTGACAGCGCTGGTGAACGGCGTTCCGATCGAATTCGTCGTTGATACCGGCGCGAGCCATGTCGTGCTGACCGAAGAGGACGCCAAGCGGCTCGGGTTCAAAGCGGATGACCTGCGTTTTGTCGGCTCAGCCACCACCGCAAATGGTATCGTTCAAACCGCGCCAGTGCGTCTGGAGACGGTCGAGCTCGGACCGATCCTCGACCGCAATGTCCGCGCGGTGGTTAACGGCGGCCCCATGCGGGACTCGCTGCTGGGCATGAGTTATCTCTCGCGCTTCGAGAAGATCGAGATTACCCGCGGGCGCCTGATCCTCACCCGCTAA
- a CDS encoding MarC family protein: MNELITAFTTLFVIIDPIGLAPLFVAMTAGMSDSKRRAIGLRACVIAFAILCIFAFFGEAVLGFIGIGLPAFRISGGILLFLTALEMLFQKRQARRENNAEDAHEDHGDDPSVFPIAIPLIAGPGAIATMILLMDRAEGFAGSISIIAVLAFVLAIVFVLFLISGSLERILGKVGVNVVTRLLGLLLAALAIQFILDGLRSFGLAV, encoded by the coding sequence ATGAATGAATTGATTACAGCCTTCACCACGCTCTTCGTGATTATCGACCCCATCGGTCTCGCGCCGCTCTTTGTCGCGATGACGGCGGGCATGTCCGATAGCAAACGCCGCGCCATCGGTCTGCGCGCTTGCGTCATCGCGTTTGCGATCCTGTGTATCTTCGCCTTCTTCGGCGAGGCTGTGCTCGGCTTCATCGGCATCGGCCTGCCCGCGTTCCGCATCTCGGGCGGTATCCTTCTGTTCCTCACCGCGCTTGAAATGCTGTTCCAAAAACGTCAGGCCCGCCGCGAGAACAACGCAGAGGACGCGCATGAGGACCACGGTGACGATCCCTCGGTCTTCCCGATTGCCATCCCGCTCATTGCAGGTCCCGGTGCCATCGCGACGATGATCCTTCTGATGGACCGTGCCGAGGGCTTCGCAGGCTCGATCTCCATCATCGCCGTGCTTGCCTTCGTGCTGGCGATTGTCTTCGTGCTCTTCCTGATTTCGGGCTCGCTGGAGCGCATCTTGGGCAAGGTCGGAGTCAACGTCGTCACCCGCCTTCTCGGCCTTTTGCTGGCCGCATTGGCGATCCAGTTCATTCTTGATGGCCTTAGGTCTTTCGGTCTGGCCGTTTAA
- a CDS encoding branched-chain amino acid ABC transporter permease, with translation MDFLNALVMLTNFIIIPATTYGAQLALGALGVTLIYSILRFSNFAHGDTMALGTVVTIGITALFQSWGITLGPLPTALLALPFAIIVTSLVMIGTDQVVYKFYRAKKAATIVFVMASLGVMFMTNGVIRFLAGVKDINFTDGERFLIQARAFKEWSGLDQPLALRTTQALTVVVAVIVVAWLFWFLNRTRTGKSMRAYSDNEDLALLSGINPNRVVMVTWLIVGILTTTAGVLYGLDKSYSPFTYFQLLLPTFAAAIVGGLGSPLGAIAGGFVVAYSEVVVTYVWRAVAGYVLPENLQPEGLLQLLSTDYKIAVSFTILVIVLLFKPTGIFKGQSV, from the coding sequence ATGGATTTTCTCAACGCGCTGGTCATGCTGACCAACTTCATCATCATTCCGGCGACCACCTACGGCGCGCAGCTTGCGCTGGGTGCTTTGGGCGTGACGCTGATCTACTCGATCCTGCGGTTCTCGAACTTCGCGCACGGCGACACGATGGCACTCGGTACTGTCGTCACGATCGGCATCACCGCGCTTTTCCAGTCGTGGGGCATCACGCTCGGACCGCTGCCGACCGCCCTGCTCGCCCTGCCCTTTGCCATCATCGTCACCTCGCTGGTGATGATCGGCACCGATCAGGTCGTCTATAAATTTTACCGCGCGAAAAAAGCTGCGACGATTGTGTTCGTGATGGCCTCGCTCGGCGTCATGTTCATGACTAACGGCGTGATCCGTTTCCTTGCTGGCGTGAAGGACATCAACTTCACCGACGGCGAGCGTTTCCTGATCCAGGCGCGCGCGTTCAAGGAATGGTCGGGCCTCGACCAGCCGCTGGCGCTTCGCACCACGCAGGCGCTGACGGTTGTCGTCGCGGTCATCGTCGTGGCCTGGCTGTTCTGGTTCCTCAACCGAACCCGCACGGGTAAATCCATGCGTGCCTATTCGGATAACGAGGATCTGGCGCTGCTGTCGGGCATCAACCCGAACCGCGTTGTCATGGTCACTTGGCTGATCGTCGGCATCCTGACCACGACTGCTGGTGTGCTCTACGGCCTCGACAAAAGCTATTCGCCCTTCACCTATTTCCAGCTGCTACTGCCGACCTTTGCGGCGGCTATCGTTGGCGGTCTGGGCAGCCCGCTGGGCGCTATCGCTGGTGGTTTCGTCGTCGCCTATTCGGAGGTCGTCGTGACCTACGTCTGGCGCGCCGTTGCAGGGTACGTCCTGCCTGAGAACCTACAGCCCGAGGGCCTGCTCCAGCTGCTTTCGACCGACTACAAAATCGCGGTGAGCTTCACGATCCTCGTCATCGTGCTGCTGTTCAAGCCCACCGGCATCTTCAAAGGACAATCGGTATGA
- a CDS encoding DNA polymerase III subunit chi — protein sequence MGAAFFYHLTESPLEEALPLLLGKALDAGWRIEVRGTDTDRLKELDTKLWGGADDGFLPHGVEGGKHDARQPILLTSSHNRKNNPTCVVAVHGAKVAPEEVDGLERAMVVFDATLGDEIQLAREQWKTLTGAGCTAQYWAQEGHRWVKKAES from the coding sequence ATGGGTGCCGCGTTCTTCTACCACCTGACCGAAAGCCCGCTGGAGGAAGCGCTGCCGCTTCTGCTCGGTAAGGCGTTGGACGCAGGATGGCGCATCGAAGTGCGCGGCACCGACACTGACCGGTTGAAGGAACTCGATACCAAACTCTGGGGCGGGGCCGACGACGGATTTCTGCCCCACGGTGTCGAGGGCGGAAAACACGATGCACGGCAGCCGATCCTACTGACCTCCTCACACAACCGTAAGAATAACCCGACTTGCGTGGTGGCGGTTCACGGGGCTAAGGTCGCCCCCGAAGAGGTTGACGGTCTAGAGCGCGCGATGGTCGTTTTCGACGCTACACTTGGTGATGAAATTCAACTAGCACGAGAACAATGGAAGACGCTGACCGGAGCAGGCTGCACTGCACAGTATTGGGCGCAGGAAGGCCATCGCTGGGTCAAGAAGGCTGAATCCTGA
- a CDS encoding ABC transporter substrate-binding protein: MKKLMLATAAAALFAGAASADDIKMGVILGFTGPIESLTPDMAAGAELAMKEVSDSGKLLGGSTVTPIRKDSTCIDSSAAVTAAEELIAEGVSGIFGADCSGVTGAILTNVAVPNGMVMVSPSATSPGLSTAEDNGLFFRTAPSDARQGVVMAELLMEQGVESVALTYINSDYGKGLADSFQESYEELGGTVTISAAHDAGKGDYSAEVAALAAAGGDRLVVAGYVDQGGGDIVRASLDAGAFDMFHFPDGMIGDALPAAFGTEIEGSYGQAPGSDNPGYQAFVQLATDFNGEGTYASESYDAAALMLLAMQAANSTDPSVYKDYIETVANAPGEPIMPGDLGRALDILASGGDVDLIGATGVELVNGGEAAGSYRVVTFTDGEMVTDSYR; this comes from the coding sequence ATGAAAAAACTGATGCTGGCCACCGCAGCCGCTGCACTCTTCGCAGGCGCTGCTTCGGCAGATGACATCAAGATGGGTGTGATCCTCGGCTTCACCGGCCCGATCGAATCCCTCACCCCCGACATGGCTGCTGGCGCAGAGCTGGCGATGAAAGAAGTTTCCGACTCCGGCAAGCTTCTGGGTGGCTCGACCGTCACTCCGATCCGCAAGGACTCGACCTGCATCGACTCGTCCGCTGCCGTCACCGCTGCTGAAGAACTGATCGCCGAAGGCGTATCGGGCATCTTCGGTGCTGACTGTTCGGGCGTCACCGGCGCTATCCTGACCAACGTTGCTGTTCCGAACGGCATGGTCATGGTTTCGCCCTCGGCAACCTCGCCGGGTCTGTCGACCGCCGAAGACAACGGCCTGTTCTTCCGCACCGCGCCGTCGGATGCCCGTCAGGGTGTCGTCATGGCCGAGCTGCTGATGGAGCAAGGCGTTGAATCGGTCGCTCTGACCTACATCAACTCGGACTACGGCAAGGGCCTCGCTGACAGCTTCCAGGAATCTTACGAAGAGCTCGGCGGCACTGTGACCATTTCGGCTGCACATGACGCAGGCAAAGGCGACTACTCGGCTGAAGTCGCGGCTCTCGCAGCTGCTGGCGGTGACCGTCTTGTCGTAGCTGGCTACGTTGACCAGGGCGGCGGCGATATCGTTCGCGCTTCGCTCGACGCTGGCGCATTCGACATGTTCCACTTCCCCGACGGCATGATCGGCGACGCACTGCCGGCAGCTTTCGGCACCGAGATCGAAGGTTCGTACGGTCAGGCTCCGGGTTCGGATAACCCTGGCTACCAGGCGTTCGTTCAGCTGGCGACCGACTTCAACGGCGAAGGCACCTACGCTTCGGAATCGTATGACGCGGCTGCTCTGATGCTGCTCGCCATGCAGGCTGCAAACAGCACCGATCCGTCGGTCTACAAGGACTACATCGAAACCGTTGCAAACGCTCCGGGCGAGCCGATCATGCCGGGCGACCTTGGTCGCGCGCTGGACATCCTCGCTTCGGGTGGTGACGTCGACCTCATCGGCGCAACCGGCGTCGAGCTGGTGAACGGCGGCGAAGCTGCCGGTTCGTACCGCGTTGTCACCTTCACCGACGGCGAGATGGTTACCGACAGCTACCGCTAA
- a CDS encoding GFA family protein has translation MSRKSELPLYTGGCQCGAVRFRTSQLLDNAHVCFCRMCQRASGGMAMGWVGVANPALTWTKGLPNTFSSSEGVGRGFCKECGTTLYFSRASRSYQFLALAAFDDPHDIEIRFTWGNESKLDQLAQCAEVPAHNSIEDTASFERARLTNKQFKIKH, from the coding sequence ATGTCTCGAAAATCCGAACTGCCGCTTTACACAGGCGGCTGCCAGTGCGGAGCAGTGCGTTTTCGCACTTCGCAACTGCTGGATAATGCTCACGTCTGTTTCTGCAGGATGTGCCAAAGGGCTTCGGGCGGGATGGCGATGGGCTGGGTCGGCGTGGCCAACCCCGCGCTGACGTGGACCAAGGGCCTGCCGAACACGTTCAGCAGTTCCGAAGGCGTTGGACGCGGGTTCTGCAAGGAGTGTGGCACGACGCTCTATTTCTCGCGCGCAAGCCGGAGCTATCAGTTCCTCGCGCTCGCTGCCTTCGACGATCCGCACGACATCGAAATCCGCTTCACATGGGGCAACGAGTCCAAGCTCGACCAACTGGCCCAATGCGCCGAAGTTCCGGCGCATAACTCGATCGAGGACACGGCAAGTTTCGAGCGGGCGCGTCTGACGAACAAACAGTTCAAGATCAAGCATTAG
- a CDS encoding ABC transporter ATP-binding protein, whose amino-acid sequence MIVVENLHKHFGGFHAVDGASLQIEKGTITGLIGPNGAGKTTLFNVIAGVLPPTSGRVTMDGEDITGLPPHELFGKGLLRTFQIAHEFHSMTVRENLMMVPAAQTGETLWNTWFGRKRIADEERALRAKADEVLEFLTISHLADEKAGNMSGGQKKLLELGRTMMVDAKIVFLDEVGAGVNRTLLMTIGDTILQLNKERGYTFVVIEHDMDFIGKICGPVICMAEGKKLAEGSLDEIKSNEQVIEAYLGTGLKNKDKVGA is encoded by the coding sequence ATGATTGTCGTTGAAAACCTCCATAAGCACTTCGGAGGGTTCCACGCTGTTGATGGAGCCAGCCTGCAAATCGAAAAAGGCACGATCACGGGACTGATCGGACCGAACGGTGCAGGTAAAACCACCCTGTTCAATGTGATCGCCGGTGTTCTGCCGCCGACCAGTGGCCGCGTCACGATGGATGGCGAGGATATCACCGGTCTGCCGCCGCACGAGTTGTTCGGCAAAGGCTTGCTGCGCACGTTCCAGATCGCGCACGAATTCCACTCGATGACCGTGCGCGAGAACCTGATGATGGTGCCCGCCGCCCAGACGGGCGAGACGCTGTGGAACACGTGGTTCGGCCGCAAGCGCATTGCGGACGAAGAGCGCGCGCTGCGTGCGAAGGCCGACGAGGTGCTCGAATTCCTGACCATCAGCCATCTGGCGGACGAAAAGGCCGGCAATATGTCGGGCGGTCAGAAAAAGCTGCTCGAACTGGGCCGTACGATGATGGTCGACGCCAAGATCGTGTTCCTCGACGAAGTCGGCGCGGGCGTGAACCGCACCCTGCTGATGACCATCGGTGACACGATCCTCCAGCTCAACAAAGAGCGCGGCTACACCTTTGTCGTCATCGAGCACGACATGGACTTCATCGGCAAAATCTGCGGTCCGGTCATCTGTATGGCCGAGGGCAAGAAGTTGGCCGAAGGATCGCTCGACGAGATCAAGTCGAACGAGCAGGTCATCGAAGCCTACCTCGGCACCGGTCTGAAGAACAAAGACAAGGTCGGCGCATGA